A stretch of Dasypus novemcinctus isolate mDasNov1 chromosome 14, mDasNov1.1.hap2, whole genome shotgun sequence DNA encodes these proteins:
- the FOXH1 gene encoding forkhead box protein H1 produces the protein MGPCSNPGRGLLGAESPSQPPKKRKKRYLRHDKPPYTYLAMIALVIQAAPSRRLKLAQIIRQVQAAFPFFRDDYEGWKDSIRHNLSSNPCFRKVPKDPAKPQAKGNFWAVDVSLIPAEALRLQNTALCRRWQSKGQRGAFAKDLGPYVLHGQPYRPPSPPPAPSEDFSLKSLLGEPGEGAPWPRLLPQRSPVPAPALEEAGPTPPLPSSERPLWPLCPLQGPRGGEGQTSQWGNTGPPPLSLEPRAWPLQLLQGSPEPVALSGGGHGAPLWGQLPTSYLPIYTPNVVMPLAPLPASSCPQCPPTTSRSFWGVSPETHGPPGLLWDLDTLFQGVPPNKSIYDVWVSRPRDPVPAPGWLLSWYSL, from the exons ATGGGGCCCTGCAGCAACCCGGGCCGGGGTCTCCTGGGGGCGGAGTCGCCCTCCCAGCCCcccaagaagaggaagaagaggtacCTGCGGCATGACAAGCCCCCCTACACCTACTTGGCCATGATCGCCTTGGTGATCCAGGCCGCACCCTCCCGCCGGTTGAAGCTGGCCCAG ATCATCCGCCAGGTCCAGGCTGCCTTCCCCTTCTTCCGAGACGACTACGAGGGCTGGAAGGACTCCATCCGCCACAACCTCTCCTCCAACCCCTGCTTCCGCAAG GTGCCCAAGGACCCTGCGAAGCCCCAGGCCAAGGGCAACTTCTGGGCAGTCGACGTGAGCCTGATCCCGGCAGAGGCGCTGCGGCTGCAGAACACGGCGCTGTGCCGGCGCTGGCAGAGCAAGGGCCAGCGCGGCGCCTTCGCCAAGGACCTGGGCCCCTACGTGCTGCACGGCCAGCCTTACCGGCCACCCAGCCCTCCGCCTGCGCCCAGCGAGGATTTCAGCCTCAAGTCCCTGCTTGGGGAACCCGGGGAGGGGGCACCCTGGCCCCGGCTGCTACCACAGAGGAGTCCAGTGCCAGCCCCCGCTCTGGAGGAAGCAgggcccaccccacccctgccctcctctgagaggccCCTGTGGCCCCTCTGCCCGCTCCAGGGGCCCAGAGGAGGAGAGGGGCAGACGTCCCAATGGGGAAACACAGGACCCCCGCCCCTCTCGCTGGAACCCAGGGCCTGGCCCCTGCAATTACTACAGGGCTCCCCAGAGCCTGTGGCATTGTCTGGCGGGGGGCACGGGGCCCCACTTTGGGGGCAGCTGCCCACCTCCTACTTGCCCATCTACACTCCCAATGTGGTAATGCCCTTGGCCCCACTCCCCGCCTCCTCCTGCCCCCAGTGCCCACCCACCACCAGCAGGTCCTTCTGGGGGGTGTCCCCCGAAACCCATGGGCCCCCAGGACTGCTCTGGGACCTAGACACCCTCTTCCAGGGTGTGCCGCCCAACAAGAGCATCTACGATGTGTGGGTCAGCCGCCCCCGGGACCCAGTCCCGGCCCCAGGCTGGCTGCTCTCCTGGTACAGCCTGTGA